One window of Dechloromonas sp. ZY10 genomic DNA carries:
- a CDS encoding CHASE2 domain-containing protein, translated as MPPASRLPLRTALLPLLPVLLGLLLLVLDPVPLQGLRHALFDQYQRWQPRETSEVPVRVVDIDDASLARLGQWPWPRTRIAELLARLQTAGAASIGFDVVFAEADRSSPLTASSEWPLTPELKRHLVSLPDHDAVLGERLSQSGAILGFAVSQPENAAIAASTVELPPPPSPARFIEAGQDASARLPAFAAAIAPIPQLAAAAGGHGGLAFIPDRDGIVRRVPLALRVAGELRPTLVSETLRSALETRNLILRAEGGQLREIRIGDRSIPTTPSGELWMHYAAPESGRRLPAWQVLAGQADPALLAGHIVLIGTSASGLMDLRFTPLGQIVPGIDIHAQALEQILAGQFLQRPAWATAGEALALLVAGLLAGMLGLRRKALPAAILSLSLTGALFAGSWLSFRHTGLLLDAALPALTVLAAFAVGSLVHHRQSEREQRRVRTAFARYVSPNRVAHLLAHPEALQLGGERRQCSFVFTDLAGFTTLMEKIDPAQAVELLNAYLDEMIAIAFRHEGTLDRIVGDAVAIMFSAPLPQPDHAARALACAREMAVFADRYAATLQARGIAFGHTRIGIHSGEVIVGNFGGKHIFDYRALGDPVNTAARLESVNKQLGTRLCVSAATLADCPETAVRPVGRLVLKGKSEALAVFEPLPPELPAGYAPTAEYCAAHAMLNSQSANPEQTLALFAALLRQWPDDPLVRLHWQRLQAGESGDLLVMQAK; from the coding sequence ATGCCGCCCGCCTCCCGCCTGCCCCTGCGCACCGCCCTGTTACCGCTGCTGCCCGTGCTGCTCGGACTCCTGCTGCTGGTGCTCGACCCGGTCCCGCTGCAAGGCCTGCGCCATGCGCTGTTCGACCAGTACCAGCGCTGGCAGCCACGAGAAACGAGCGAAGTACCGGTACGGGTGGTCGATATTGACGACGCCAGCCTGGCGCGCCTTGGCCAATGGCCGTGGCCGCGCACCCGGATCGCCGAACTGCTGGCCCGGCTGCAAACAGCCGGTGCCGCCAGCATCGGCTTCGACGTGGTATTTGCCGAAGCTGACCGAAGCTCGCCGCTGACCGCCAGCAGTGAGTGGCCACTGACACCAGAACTCAAGCGCCATCTGGTCAGCCTGCCCGACCACGATGCGGTACTGGGCGAGCGCCTGAGCCAGAGCGGGGCCATTCTCGGCTTTGCCGTCAGCCAGCCGGAAAATGCGGCGATTGCCGCGTCGACCGTGGAATTGCCACCGCCGCCCTCGCCCGCCCGCTTCATCGAGGCGGGTCAGGACGCCAGTGCCCGCCTGCCAGCCTTTGCCGCTGCCATCGCACCGATACCGCAGCTTGCCGCAGCCGCCGGCGGCCACGGCGGACTGGCCTTCATTCCCGACCGCGACGGGATCGTCCGCCGCGTGCCGCTGGCGCTGAGAGTGGCCGGCGAACTGCGTCCGACCCTGGTCAGCGAAACCCTGCGCAGCGCACTCGAGACCCGCAACCTGATCCTGCGCGCCGAAGGTGGCCAGCTGCGCGAAATCCGCATCGGCGACCGGAGTATCCCGACCACGCCGAGCGGCGAATTGTGGATGCACTACGCGGCACCTGAATCGGGACGCCGGCTGCCGGCCTGGCAGGTACTGGCGGGTCAGGCCGACCCGGCACTCCTGGCCGGCCACATCGTGTTGATCGGCACCTCAGCCAGCGGCCTGATGGACCTGCGCTTCACCCCGCTTGGGCAGATTGTTCCGGGCATCGACATCCATGCTCAGGCGCTGGAGCAGATCCTCGCCGGCCAGTTCCTGCAGCGCCCGGCCTGGGCGACCGCCGGCGAAGCCCTGGCTCTGCTAGTTGCCGGGCTGCTTGCCGGAATGCTCGGCCTGCGCCGCAAAGCGCTACCTGCTGCCATCTTGAGCCTGAGCCTGACCGGTGCGCTGTTCGCCGGCAGCTGGCTGAGCTTCCGCCACACCGGCCTGCTGCTCGATGCTGCCTTGCCGGCACTGACCGTGCTCGCTGCCTTCGCCGTCGGCAGCCTGGTACACCACCGGCAAAGCGAACGCGAACAGCGCCGGGTGCGCACCGCCTTTGCCCGCTACGTCTCGCCCAACCGCGTTGCCCATCTGCTCGCCCATCCGGAAGCGCTGCAACTCGGCGGCGAACGTCGCCAGTGCAGCTTCGTGTTCACCGACCTCGCCGGATTCACCACGCTGATGGAAAAAATCGATCCGGCGCAAGCGGTCGAACTGCTCAATGCCTACCTCGATGAAATGATCGCCATCGCCTTCCGTCACGAAGGCACGCTCGACCGGATCGTCGGCGATGCGGTGGCGATCATGTTCTCGGCACCGCTGCCGCAACCCGACCACGCAGCCCGCGCCCTGGCCTGTGCCCGGGAAATGGCGGTATTCGCAGACCGCTACGCAGCCACCCTGCAGGCGCGCGGAATCGCCTTCGGTCATACCCGGATCGGCATCCACAGCGGCGAAGTAATCGTCGGCAACTTCGGCGGCAAGCACATCTTCGACTACCGGGCGCTGGGCGACCCGGTCAACACCGCCGCCCGGCTGGAGAGCGTCAACAAGCAACTCGGCACCCGCCTTTGCGTTTCGGCGGCAACGCTGGCCGACTGTCCGGAAACCGCCGTCCGTCCGGTCGGACGGCTGGTGCTCAAGGGCAAGAGCGAGGCACTGGCAGTGTTCGAACCGCTACCGCCGGAACTTCCTGCCGGCTACGCCCCAACTGCCGAATACTGTGCCGCCCATGCCATGCTCAACAGCCAGTCCGCCAACCCTGAGCAAACGCTCGCACTATTTGCTGCGTTGCTCAGACAATGGCCAGACGATCCACTGGTCAGGCTTCACTGGCAACGCCTGCAAGCCGGCGAAAGCGGCGACCTGCTGGTGATGCAGGCCAAGTAG
- a CDS encoding OmpA family protein — translation MHFSSFFTVDRKQFGRGLLAGLLALALSACGGKSYVVLLENPDGSTGQILVKGAKGEQSVSVAGQGVPNDGSAPPAAIPREQIERDFGAALAAQPKLPVRFLLYFQSAGVALTGESQALLPKILDEVGQRPAPDVSVIGHTDTVGKAEMNEALALKRAEAIATLLKDKGLKVHALSVESHGERNLLVATPDETAEPRNRRVEISVR, via the coding sequence ATGCATTTTTCGTCTTTTTTCACGGTTGACCGTAAACAATTCGGCCGCGGGCTGCTGGCCGGGCTACTGGCGCTTGCACTGAGTGCCTGCGGTGGCAAGTCCTACGTGGTCCTGCTGGAAAACCCGGACGGCAGTACCGGCCAGATTCTGGTCAAGGGCGCCAAGGGCGAGCAGAGCGTCAGCGTTGCCGGGCAGGGCGTGCCCAATGATGGTTCGGCGCCACCGGCGGCGATTCCCAGGGAGCAGATCGAACGCGATTTCGGTGCCGCGCTGGCCGCCCAACCGAAACTGCCGGTGCGTTTCCTGCTCTATTTCCAGAGCGCCGGGGTGGCGCTGACCGGCGAGTCGCAGGCCCTGTTGCCGAAAATTCTCGACGAGGTCGGCCAGCGTCCGGCGCCGGATGTTTCGGTGATCGGCCATACCGATACCGTCGGCAAGGCGGAAATGAACGAAGCGCTGGCGCTCAAGCGGGCCGAAGCGATTGCCACCCTGCTCAAGGACAAGGGGCTCAAGGTGCACGCGCTGAGCGTCGAATCGCATGGCGAGCGCAACCTGCTGGTGGCGACGCCTGACGAAACCGCCGAGCCCAGGAATCGCCGGGTGGAAATTTCGGTGCGCTGA